A region from the Aegilops tauschii subsp. strangulata cultivar AL8/78 chromosome 5, Aet v6.0, whole genome shotgun sequence genome encodes:
- the LOC120964575 gene encoding probable F-box protein At2g36090: MAGTRVEETTGGCSPACDHDGGIETVMDDLPADVLGIVLRCLDGASLAAAGCASAGFRELANDPDAWRALCLQMWPSLRQVVSCGGDGGYRALYADAFPFPAASPAVSSSLPARLVSAVDLHHNDVCIMSRVVETDASSAWFLGSPFRVDALVQEGFTSPSPVTPGDLRLSWILIDPATGTAVNVSSRRPVSIERRWVTGDSVARFTVVLGGGIALEAAVMCDERHGHIREISLCAADAEGGGVSGQDGLAAVIAAMASARQRRGAEEASRQLYEEFAKGKRERKERRERREGIVDLCCSGVGAAAFLAFLVMLTFQ, translated from the coding sequence ATGGCGGGAACTCGCGTTGAGGAGACCACGGGGGGTTGTTCGCCGGCGTGCGACCACGACGGCGGCATTGAGACCGTCATGGACGACCTCCCCGCGGACGTCCTGGGCATCGTGCTCCGCTGTCTCGACGGTGCGTCCCTGGCGGCAGCTGGGTGCGCGAGCGCGGGATTCCGGGAGCTCGCCAACGACCCCGACGCGTGGCGCGCGCTCTGCCTCCAGATGTGGCCGTCGCTACGCCAAGTCGTCAgctgcggcggcgacggcggctacCGGGCGCTCTACGCTGACGCGTTCCCGTTCCCGGCCGCGTCACCCGCGGTGTCGAGCTCCCTCCCGGCGCGGCTCGTCTCGGCCGTTGACCTGCACCACAACGACGTTTGCATCATGTCGCGCGTCGTCGAGACGGACGCCTCGTCGGCGTGGTTCCTGGGGTCACCGTTCCGCGTCGACGCGCTCGTCCAGGAGGGCTTCACGTCGCCGTCGCCGGTAACGCCAGGCGATCTGAGGCTGAGCTGGATACTGATCGACCCGGCAACCGGCACCGCCGTGAACGTCTCCAGCCGGCGTCCCGTGTCCATCGAACGGAGGTGGGTGACCGGGGACTCCGTGGCGCGGTTCACTGTGGTGCTCGGCGGCGGCATCGCGTTGGAAGCGGCGGTTATGTGCGACGAACGGCACGGGCATATCAGGGAAATAAGCCTGTGCGCGGCGGACGCCGAGGGTGGCGGCGTGAGCGGGCAGGACGGGCTGGCCGCGGTGATCGCGGCCATGGCGAGCGCGAGGCAACGCCGTGGAGCGGAGGAAGCATCGAGGCAGCTCTACGAGGAGTTCGCCAAGGGGAAGCGGGAAAGGAAGGAACGGAGGGAGAGGCGGGAGGGCATCGTTGACCTCTGCTGCTCAGGCGTTGGCGCTGCAGCTTTCCTGGCTTTCTTGGTGATGCTGACGTTCCAGTGA